The genomic region TCTGCttggactaaacacgatcacctTTGTTTTGCttgaattacattttaaaaggttttggGCACATCCAAGTTTCAATATCTTCTAGACATGACAGAAGCGATTTAATACAGAAGGCATCTTTCTGCTTCAGAGGCAGATAAATCTGGCAGTTGTCGACATAACAGTGGAAGGATATTCCATGCCTTATAATGATGGTTCCCAAGGGCCATAAATATCATAAAAAAAGAATCCTACAATCGAGGCCTGAGCAGGTCCTGAGGGCAGCTGCGTGGAAGActcctccagcggaggcagaaggctgaacgggcccctcggaccatCCAGCAGATTTAGACAAAGGCTGGCAcggttctccagaacccccagcagGAACAGACGAAGGCTGATGCGGTTCTCCAGAACACCCAGCGGGAACAAAcgaaggctggacgggccccttggaccctccagcagaggcagACACAGGGTCAGCAGGTATGGAGACCCTTGACTGAACAGATAAGTGAGCTGCGGGCAGAGCTAATGGCAGCTGGTGAGTGGGCTACAGGCTGAGCCAGTGAGTGGGCTAACGGTTGAGCTGCAGGCTGTGCCACgagctgagctgagctgctgACAGGGTAGGTGACCAAACTGCAGGCTGAGCAGATAACTGAACAGATAACAAAATGGATGACTGAGTCAGAGGAGCTGGTGACTcagcaacaataacaataacactgAACCGAAGGCATCACAGCAGGTAACTGAACTGCAGACTGTGCAGAAAACTGGGCCGGTGACTGAGCCACTTTTTTAATGTTCACAAAACTCACTAAACAGGGAGTGCAGGACAGGAAGCTGTCAAAGAGCACCACCTGTATGTGCTGCTTGCAATTGTCTGCGGCATGGATTATGCTCCTGCAGTAGTCCCATAGCTGCGCAACCTATTCCTCCTCCGAGGCAAACCGTgagtctgctgggtccatgttgtggTCATGTCGTTCTGTCCTGGTCTGTGTGCAGGCGGGCAGGAAATGGACCCAATGTGCAGATTCACAGAGGCACAGATATTTAAAGGGATATTGTTAGGGtgtatgttttcttctttttaaggtTTGGTATTTGTATATGATAACCATGTTATTCTTGGTGAATAGCTTGCCTCTTGATGCCACTGTTCTGaccattattttattaaaactccCCATGGAATTCCTAATGGTTGATAAAAATTTATGGCTTGTAGGCATGACATTTTTCACCTTCTACTATAAAGGGGCAGTAGGAATGTTTGGGGCATCATACAGTTGCTTGCCTTTCttacaaacaaatataataacGAATTAAGCCAAGAGTGAGATTGACAGTTAAAAAccacagtttctttctttttctgccacTGTCTCATCTGCAGCATTAATGTGAAACTAACAGGCCCATAAGAAACTTGTCTAACCTCTGGCTTAAAATCAGTTAGACAGAACTTTGAAGACTTTAACCAAGTACTTCAAAGTTCTTACAGGTAAGAGgaagacagcttcaaccgtctgtgtgttgaaaaatagtaacacaCCTGCACcatattttcttgttagtaatgTTAACAGCATTGTAAcaatagaaatagtaattagttagattactcgatactaaaaaaaagtaaagcctTTAGTAACATTGTTACTCTTAATCACCATTACTTTTAACTGTTACTTTTTGTCACCTCATATCCTGAATGTGGGTTAGTCCTGTATATTCATAATGCTCAGTAAAATCTTGATCCTGAATAGAGGATAAAAGGTGCAGCTGTGGGAGCAGCAGGCAGTCAGACAAAAGTAAATGGAGTCATTCTCCAAATCAAGGCCAACTCATTGGTCTGCTGCAGTTGTAACCCAATTATTCCCAGGCCACATGTTTTCAAAGAAGGGGTGTAAGGCAGAAGGGAAAGCCCTCCTTTTTTCTCCTGCAGTCACCCCATAAAACACAGAGGGTAGAGAAGCAAGGAGAGAAAGTAAATGCTGGCATGTAGTCGTTTTTTCCCATCTGTGCACTCCACTAATGCCTGCTTTATTTAAGTGGTTCATGTTGAGGTAACTTGTTAATGAGTATCTGGTGGAAATTAATTTATTCCTTGTTCAGATGTAGCTATATACTCTACTGAGAATAagcatatttaataataatgtgaGTGGATCTTCAAAATAGACATCTAAATAGCTCATGGAGAAAATGAGTAGAAAAAGTTTATCAGCAATAATGCTGTTTGAATAATTATAACCATCATAAGTAACCAAATCATCTCAACATGTATTTGctcaaaaattattttattacaacaAACACATCTTTAATCATCCAGACAAAGGAAAGCAACAGTAGATAAGTTGAGGCATCTCTTCTCTGAAAGGTGTGGAAATTCATAAAGTGGACGTGGTGAAACATCAAGAGCGGTTACACCAGGAGGCTTTTCTGTGGGACACATGAAAAAGGCCACTTCATCGTCCAGGGAAGAACGGTCATATTTTAGATCTGGATGCAGGACCTTATGAGTGTCCTTTGACTGAGGCCAGGCATCAGCAGGTGGAGGACTTGGTGGCAGTGGAACCTCATGAGGCAGTGGGCTGATACACCTTGAATCAGTGTATTCAGAAAACACAGGGgatggtggaggacttggagGCAGTGGAACCTCATGAGGCAGTGGGCTGATACACCTTGAATCACTGTATTCAGAAAACACAGGGGACAGTGGAGGACTTGGAAGCAGTGGTACCTCATGAGGCAGTGGGCTGATACACCTTGAATCACTGTATTCAGCAAACACAGGGGACGGTGGAGGACTTGGAAGCAGTGGAATATTAGCCAGGAGGCTGAGAGGCATCAAATCAGACCTCTTGTGTTTTAGAGAATGAGGTGAAGCATATTTCTTTTCAAACGGTGGAGGACATGGAGGCAGTGGAACATCATGAAGCGTCAGCCTGATGAGCTTAAGCATTaactcttcctcttcatcaccTACAGACCACACTGTTGAACTTGGATTCTTTCCACAGGGACCAAAAGCTTCAACAGGTGGAGGACTTGGAGGGAGTGGAACCTCATGAGGCAGAGGGCTGACACACTTTGGATTCATGTATTCAGCACACACAGGGgatggtggaggacttggagGCAGTGGAATATTAGCCAGGACACTGAGAGGCATCAAATAAGACCTCTCGTGTTCAAGGAAACGAAGGGAAGCATACTTCTTTTCAGAAGGTGGAGGACGCGGAGGCAATGGAACATCATAAGGCAGCCCGCTGATACACTTTTGATCAGTATTGTCATCATTTACAGGGGATGATGGAGGACTTGGAGGCAGGGAAAGATCCCACGTCATCAGCCTCATACGTTTAGGAGGCGGTAAGATCCCCACATCCTGGAAGCAGTACTTGCTGCACACATAACAAGAAAATTCAGCAGCTGATTATTTTTGCAACATATGATGGAAACAGATGttttaatgtccttttttttttaaattgaaaagcAAACATACCTGTCACTGCTGACATCTGAGCTGCTTTGTGAGTTAAACCTCTTAAGATGtggattttcctttaaaaagttacatattattattgttgttgtatttttcattaaGAATTCACATGATTTAATGTTTAGAAACAGACACAGTGAAGAGTAACTTACCACAGCTCGAGCCATTTTAGGCGTCTGTCAGGAGAAAGATCCACACAGGATTTGGTTTCTCTGTGTAACATTACAGGACAGTTGCCATACACTTTCAAGTCAGTTTCAACAATGTATATCCAATCAAACTGTATCATTACAGCATTGTTTAGGTGATTAAATACGAAAgaaatgaagataaaaacagGAACAGCTGGCAATCAAGGTAAAACAACCTTATGATCAGGTCTTAAtcattaatgtttaaaagtaaatctTTCAATCCTTACTTCAGTGACTTGTTTGAAGTTTCTGTGCTTGCTGTCGCAGTTTTGTGTCAAATAGTTGTAGTTTTTGAACAAAGTTTGCAAAGACACCAATGTTGTGTCTGTTCAGAACCAGTGTAATGAGGAGACTGAGTGCAGGTTTGGAATTGTCAGTTACAGAAGAATGCAGCaatgtttgaatttgaatttgttattCTTATTGTTTTAACAACAATAACTACCAGGATCATGCCATAGCAACACAGTGATGCCCAATCAAATGTCAGATACAAGGGATCTGACATTACACATCCAACAGGACAGTAAAGCAATGGGCATCAATGCAACAAGTCAGGCCTTAAAAAATACCTGAGTTATATAACAGCACACTGACAGTGTCTCATACAAATGATACTCTGATCaggaagtgatttttttttcttttttaaattaaataatctttcatttaaaaacatagtaatttttgagcagtgtatttaAATttctaataataatgtaattttaaaaattacattattattttaatttttgcatttttgattattttttctccttcagtacttttttcatatttcactTTGCTCTCACTCATGCTTGGTTATATTAATGTGCATGTCATCTGTATATGGTAAAGTGCTTTGTTACGTCCTACAGAGCAGGAGCTTTTCTGGGGGCCTGTCTTCTCCtgtttttttgcttatttgttggcttgttttgttttttcctataaGCTACAGTCCAATTAGCCCGTCTTGAATCAGTGGAAGCTTGAGAAgtgacaaaaaaacccatcctTCACCTCTGTCTCAGCCAGTGGAAGCTGGTAGAAATCATGCTGGACGTTAGAGAGAACGAGAACCCCCCAATGCATTGCAATGTTTTGCTTATCCTCAGAAAATGTCTTTggaaaaatttaataaaaattattttaattatatctTCTAATCCTTTTCCATGGCAGATAGGTTGAATTCTCAGTCAACAGGTACAAAGAATTTAAGGGAGATGCTGATTTTTTGCGGACTAGGTCCCTTCATGGAATGTACAGATGAGTGTGAATGAAATATAATAGTTTTGTAAAttgtattttacatttaaacacatgaaaaaacagaaaagtgctGAGGGATACTCTGATATTCATGAGAAGTGAGAAAATGTACGTGtattgaagaaaatgaaaaactataTTAAGAAAACctggacaaaacaaagaaatgaacaaccaaaaaaaagagtGCTGGCTCAATATAGATGAGATTACATAACTTCTGGGGAATAAAAGGATGTGGTTTCAACTACAGTGTTCTGTGGTCTAAGTAATGTTGTGAGAGTGAGTTTGAAGAAATTATGTGCAAGTAAAATCTTCACCCATTAAACTCTGCtgttctatttcttttctttctcagttACTTCCTTCAACCCAACAAGTGACAGATGACAGATGTTTTCCTTCATgaacttgaaagaaaaaaaatgtggtaatttttttattccacTGATAAACAAAAACTGACATGAAGAGCTGTCACTGATGGTTGATGCCATTTAAGTCTTTAAAGAATTAGTTATCAACTGGAATATCTATTTTTATACAGGAAAAGCACACTTTACCAAAATGTACTTAAGGCCATGTTGCActaaagatggaaaaaacagGCAAATGTAAAACACACTGTCAGTTTATCATTACTGTTTGTATCTAATATGAAACCTTCACACTGTTAGTTAATAGAAATGCCTTTGGCCCCATCATGTGGTCAGTGCTGATCACTGCATTAAATGCAAATCAAGCTTCATCTTGTCTCAAATTGTTCTTTCCCTGTACTATCCAACATTATAGATGTCGACATATTGACACAGAGAAATtgataataataaagtaatacaaataaagaagaagaagacgaaaaAATCAACTTGTGTATTAAGGAAAAGGCAGCATTATTCTGTTTATCTCTTGTGCTTGCTTTTGTTGTAATGTTTTTTatggtaaaacacacaaacacagcatgaGGAAAACAAAATCTTTATTGTACTTCAAAAATGGGACATAATGACAAATGTCACTtttcaaatgtcttttttataCATATCAACAAATATTCTTATTACTGCTGCATTTGTGTCAcatagaatattttaaaatgttacttaGTCAATTAGAGCTATTTCCACAATGAAACAGGCTAATGTGTAAAGTCATTACAAGCTGCCTCATGTGCCCTTcatgttttttgtattgttgCTTGATAAGAATATGTGAGCATTTACTATTATGGATCATCTACTATGATTCGTAATAGTGAACAAACAAGCCATTGTTATGCATGGTACCGATACTGTAGTTGCACACTGACCTCTGTGCAACGGCAGCAGTTGTTTAGCAGTTTAGCAGCTCAGTGACCACACGACCTTGTGGTTTCTAAGGTTGTGACAATCAACGCAGTGAAGACCAGCTATGATGCTTGAGGCACAGCTCACATCTTCTCAACAAAACACAATGTAAGCAAAGCACCAACACTATTGAAAAAAGGCTTTGTTTAATCCGAAATTTTGATTGGGGCTTTTACAATATTGtcaatattgttgttgttatttacttGATATATGTCAGTATGCTTAAAAAAGGTGAATGAAGATGAGCCCAGAGAAAAGAAGGCAATACCTTTCTTATTACATGAAGAATACCTCTTCATGTAATAAGAAAGTAACATCAATTGCAGATGTCTTACTTTGATAGGAATCATCATTGTAGAGTTTCAGCTAAGTTGAGGTCAGATATAATGTTTTGCGCAAAAGTTAAAGTTTTCCTGTGACTTGAgtgatgttttctttgtataGAAGTTTAGAGTTAAAAATGTTATCTGCAGCAACATCTGAAAGAAGTAACACAAGGAATGTAAATGTAGTGTAGTCACATACTGTTACTATTGCATTTATCtgagactctccaccatttgtccttagaaatgaagaagcttctcgaatGCTTTTTTATGTCCTGCAATGTACATTTGTCAATATAATCTGCATCACAAAAGTTTGTGAAAAGAAGCAAAAGGAAGTATCAGTTAACAGCCTGGTGTGAAAACCACATTAGATTAAAGTCacaactctttctttttttagtgtgtCGGCTAAAGACACACTGACATGTATGTTCTGAAGTACTGCGTGGGAGACAGCACGAACCTGTGATCTTCATCTCAGGATTTAGGTCAAAAGATAGAGAAAAGTCTgttcacacacatttatgtATAAACATTTGCTACCACAGGAGtgaaacaaaaatcacatgTAAAATGTGACAGCTGCAACTGATGGCTTGTCTTTTTTCTCAGCAGCTTCAGAAAATCAGCCATTTCTGTGCACATAGTTACAGATTTGTCTCCACATTTACAAATCATTTACTTTTAAATCTGAGTGAATTTCACAAGATCTTGCAGATCACGTGCTCTGCATTTTCCTGCTTTTAGTTAACTATAAAAACTTTGGCTCCACCATGTGATGAGTGCTGATACTATGCGTTTTTACATTTACTACTAAAGGTTACAGCTTTTACTAGATCATCACAAGAATTATCACTAATCACCAAATAATACATGTAAAGGAAAACACCGATTCTTGTTTAATGTAAGGGTTATTATAGCGTTGTCCCTTTCTACATTATGCTTGACTTAAACGTAATGGTTTGTATGATTGagatacatacagagaataaaTGTAACACTTTGAGACAGATTTATGTAAAACATGAGGAAAGCACAGATTTTATTGTAGTTAAAAATTGGCATGGGATCACAAGACCTGACAAATATTACTGGAAATCTAAATGTTGGTCAACAAGCTTCAAAGCatttattatcattgcatttgaaaatacaacaaaattttAATTGCATCACCAGGTTGCCGACCAAACGCACACAGTTATACGTGTCTCACAAAGTCCACTTACTGACTTTTTCATACATGTCAAGCATATAACATTAATTATTGATGGATTTATGTCACCTTACACAAGATATTCATATCAATCACACTTTTCATTAAAATACTGCTTAGAAGAGCTGCCTGCAGGGGAGTTTGTGCCCttcatgtttttgtattgttgcTTGATGTCTCTGttggttctcagtcatccaaaACACAAGCCGAGCAACAAAGCATATGCTGTGCAGTGCAGAGAGCTCTTCACTGGAGAAAACGCATAGAAAAGACAGATGgttggtttgaaagaggagcaAAAGAgaccatctatgtccactgtgaacgaccacCTTTTCAACAGAGCGAGCAgcttatgacaccaactgtcaGCTACCCACAATGCAGTCCTGAGATCCTTCAAtaggtcacatgatagggtaAAGGTCTTACAGTGGTTTCATCCAAAACCTCTGATGGTAATGGCCCACGCCTTTTTACACACTATGGCTAATGTCATGTCGCAGATGATTAATAGTGGGTCAATGATCACCTCCTAGGGGTTAGATAACTGGGAATTTCCAcctgatgagaggtaaaacgtCTTCAAAAAAATTTAAAGCTTCTTTTCATGATCTTAGATCTCTTAAGTCTCTGATTAACAGCTGTGAACAAACAAGCCAGTGTTTTATGCATTATACAGTTTTCCTTTCTCGATGACGTCTGTGCAGTTTAGGTAATGTCACATGGTTTAGAGGTTTAGCAGCTCAGTGAATACAGGATGTAGTTTGTGGTTTTAATGTCAtgacaacacagaaaaaagtaaCCATGgtgcttcactgtgtttttatCTCAAACAAAAGGCACAGCCCACGTCTGCTAAACACAACACAAGGAAAGCATCATCACTGACCAAAGccttttattcaatctccaaggctaaatgtaaaatgttggtTGGAACTTTTACAGGGTTGTTgtagtttatttaaattatgtGAAATAAAATGTAGTTCGAATATTAAGTATTaagtattaatttaatttaatttaatataatatCTCATTATATTAAATGCCTTCTAAATTCCTTTTTTATCCCTTTATGTTTTCTTCAAAATTAAAGTAATCCAGTGAGTACTTGTAAAATATGTTTACCTTTACATTAACTGCACAGCTGGAACTGCTAAACTGGCATAGTTTTATTAGCTACTTGACCAAAAGTCAACGTTAACTTTCATCTTGATTTGAAATAGGTGGTGTTTCTCTTGTTTCTCTTCCATCCTGCTTCAGTCTAACCTCTGAGTAGACAACATCCACTTCAGCATCATCTGAATGAAGTAGAAAGAGAAATCTGTGTCTTGTGTAATCAAGGGAGATTAATATTGTACATCAAAAACTTGTAGcaagaaagttttcacaaacATTCACCATGACACAATATTTGTAGCTTTGGCTctgtacattaccacagtggattttaaatcaaataaaaaactgtGATTGAAATAAAGCATTTAGTTTTAATTACCTTTAATTTAAGGCATTAGGCCCAAAATTGGATAATTATTAGGGGTGGCAATTTAACGCGATAATTGTGATTaattaattagaaaaaaaaggggggaaaacgTATTTATTCACACTTTGCATTTCAAGCAAAGAGGAACTTTTGTTAATGTTGGATTTCCTGGTATACCAATTACACTGATGCACACATCAGAGCTGCGAGGAATCAGAAGAAAGCATGTTGCTGGGACTGATCGGAGgcaaatttcatttcaaaagacTACCTGACAgaagccttgaaaaaaagcgtGGTTTTGTGCAAACTGTGCAAAAACCTTATGGTACCATCTAAATGCAAAATATGTTGCAGCGAGCACAGAAACTGTGGGAGCTGCTAGCTCCAGCAGTGTCAGTTTGAGTATCAACAATTTAACCTTAACTTGATGAAATGACTGGCTTCAGGACCAAAATTAGCAAGTCAACATCAGACAAACTTACAAGTTCTCTCGCAAAATGGCTTGCTCTGGACTGTAGACCACTATCAGTGGTAGAAGATAGGGGGTTAGAAAATTTGCTACAGTTAGCATCAGGTGATCTAACTTTCCAGCTACTTTTACTTGAAGACTATTTCAAGTAAAATTCAACAGCTTCATGACActgaaaatcaaacaaaattagaTGCATTACAGACAGCCCTGCTAATGTGGAGGAACTACACCAGGAGCAAACAAGACTGGGGCAACAGAAAGAGCCACTTATACAGGATGTTTCCACACGGTGGAATTCAACAGTGGATATGGTTTCTTGTCTACTAAAAAATCAAGAggctgtttttgctgctttggacaaacaaaagcacaagctAGTGATTTTAACTCCATCAGAGCTGGTAAACCACAGTCCTTGAGCCATGCAggtaaataaaactatttttaactTATTGTTACTGTTTCTTCAAAAAGATCCATAGTTGACAATTATTGTGTAGATTAATAATTACTTTCTTGAGCTGTCTACTACAGATTTGTGACTGAGCTTCTTGGAGGTGAGACATATGTCTCATGTTCAGTGGTTTTACCTGCTTTCTGCCACCTGCATCACACCGTGGAGGTCTCCAATTATGACTCAAACTACATGGTGAAATTTAAGACTGCCTTCACAAAGGACCTATCCCAACGTGTAGCTACACTCAACCATCAGTGGCTCAAGATAGCTACTGTGCTTGACCCACGCTTTAAGGATTTCAAGTGTGTTGCGAGGGGAGAGTGAGAAGAGGTTTGAACCAGCCCTTGAGGCCCTGCTGCAGGAATAGTGTAAAGATGCCACCACAAAGGAGCCAGCAAAGACAAAgtgcctcctcctctcttcattGTCTTTAGACTCTGATTCAGATGAAGAAGCCCTGGAGTAACAGGGCCCTGAGTCTGTACAGAGCAGAATCCACCATCAGCGACAGAAAGACTGCCTGCTGCAGTGGTGGTCAGTCAAGCAGGGACCCACCCACAGCTGTCTGTCCTGGCCCACAAGTATCCTGCCACTTCTGTTCCATGTGAGAGACTGTTCTCACTTGCAGGTCACACGTTTCtaccttattttttttaagaagaaaaaactgcactttatcttgaaatttttatattattattatttaaagacaatACCACTTTGAAAATGTATGTAAAGGACTTAAAATAGCACTTTCTTTTAAGTCTGCCCAATTTGGCCAgggatttattttttgtttctctgttttgaatttaaatgcagtttaaaccctattttttctttccagaAATTAAAAGAGGTGGAGTTTACAATGTTAATGTCCATCGTCTATTATTTGATTTGGTCACCTAAATAAAACCCCTTTAAATGAAAAAGTATGGCGGCCTTGGGGCAAATTTTCTTGTGCAATTAAATGCGATAATCAAGATTAATTACAAAGCCTCTAATCAATGAATTACACAATAGATGGAAAAGTAGCATCATGACCAAGTTCTGTTCTATTTTATTTCTGGAAAAATGAAGCAGACATCATATCTAAAGTCATAACAAAGCTCTAAATTTGTATTTTACTAGCTTTTtgatgtaattttaaatataatgctCAAGTAGATGTCAGTTAAGTAAAGGAGGCCATCATTCTGTggaaaagcacagaaataaacCAGAGAAGATGGCAAAACATTTAGGAGTGGCCAAACAACTTTGTACATTCTTAAAAATGTACAAGGTTGAGCTGCAAGTTGCCATCTCAATATACCATCTTCTTCTATCCAAGAGATACTTCCTTGACCCCCACCTTGATCCCATCTGTGATGTGTCACTCCAAAGAACACGTCCCTGCTCTAGAGTTTCAATGGTGGTGTGCTTTACACAACTGCTTGCAACACTTTGCATCAACACTTTGCACTGGGGCTtggaaacccattccatgaagctctctatgCACTTTTCCTGAGCTAAGCTAAAGGCCATGGGTTGAAGGCAGTCTTACTGCAAGACTGAAGTAAAAACTGATCCTTAcactttaaatcattttagtTTTCTAGTAAATTTTGGTTCTCTGAAAACGagagactggaaaaaaaaaaacctccactgGCCAGTGGTACCCTCAGCGTCAAGGTAGATAGACCTATGTTCTAACTTTCCAAACACGTCACTTTGTTCTCAAaagttatgattttttttgtagatgCACGAAAGATATCAATTGCTTTATTCTCGAGTATCACAATGATAAACCCACCTGCCCACTGCTTGTCAGGATGACAACAATAACCCATCAGCCTTTACAGCTGAGGAGAAAATGACTGTAATtactaaacatttaataaaaagtttTGTAAAACTCATTGAATTAAAGGTGAAAATCAGCATTTCAATCACATATTGATTATTTTACTAAAATTTTACTAAAATCCCTTGTGGTCCTGTACAGAAGCAATACAAATAATGGCGCTTACTGTAAAGGTTTTATAACAATTTGACATACATTCATGTGTGGTACTCACTGAGATAAAATTGATAGCAGCAATAtagttaatttaaaatattacctTCATTAACAGTCATAGTGCCAGTCTTTTGGAATTTCCGGACACCAAGAAACACAGCCAGAATGAGTAGAATGGCAATGCTTCCACCACAGCCACAGTCACGACACAGTGGTCAGAAATATTACCTAGAAATTGAATACATTAAGAAGAATGTACTGAGATAATGGGGATATAATGGCCTCAAGTCACTTGCAATTTATGCTTCAGTATCTATAAGGTAATTGGTCTATAGACATAtaagattgattttttttaactcaaataAATAACTTAATTAGAACAATGCCTATGAATACataaactaaacaaaataattaaaaatataaaataaatgaatatctaagtagaacatttttttatattacctGTACATCTTATAAGGTGGATGATGGTTTGTTGTCTGCTTATATTGTTCTGGACAATACACATCAGCTTTCCCAGCAGTTGACCATGTAAGCTGATGgtaacatttgaaatgttgtGGTTTTCTGAAATGTTGGGTTGGGTTTTTATCAACAAGTTATCATCTAATAAAAGATGAACTCTACGTCATCTCCTTCAGAGGAGCAGCTGACTTTCCTTTGTTCTGGCGACGAACACACCTGAGATACAGCTGGTTTTGACACAGGAGCTGAAAGACAAACATGTGGTCACATATGTATGCAGTACGAATTGCAATTTAACATCCACTGCCAGCTCTGCAAACTATCATATATGTCTTCAGAAACTCTGTTTTTAGTGGTACCTGGTAAGTTATTCTAGTTTTTACAAAACTgaattttgcaaaaaaaagaattatctTTGGGAGACTTTGTCAGCatagataacttttaaaaacagatcTATGctacttttgaaaaatgttacaGGTTATTAATGTCTTTGATTATCCAAAGATATATTTTAGCTTTACAACACATTTAACATGTTCATTTCTATTACATATATTTTACATTACCTGTACAGCTTGTAAGGTGggtgatattttgttttctgctgaCATTGTTTTGAGCAACACATGTCAGGTTTTCCATCAGTTGACCAGGTAAGTTAATGgtaacatttgaaatgttgcAGTTTCCTATACCGTTGGCTGTAGTCTGTATCAACAACTTATCATCCAAAGACAAAATGAACTCTACTTCATCTCCTTcagagaaacagctgactgtCATCTGGTTTGGTGACAAACACATCTGCGTAACAGCTGGTTCTGACACAGgagctgcaaaaacaaacatatagtCACATATAGACACAGTATCAACTGCAATATGACATTCACTGCTACTCTAAGGAGTGTAAATACATATCAATACAGGCTTTATGTAAGTGCTTACTCATAGCTTACTTATATAAAATGTGTGCATAAAATGAATG from Astatotilapia calliptera chromosome 10, fAstCal1.2, whole genome shotgun sequence harbors:
- the LOC113030997 gene encoding leucine-rich repeat extensin-like protein 3; its protein translation is MARAVENPHLKRFNSQSSSDVSSDSKYCFQDVGILPPPKRMRLMTWDLSLPPSPPSSPVNDDNTDQKCISGLPYDVPLPPRPPPSEKKYASLRFLEHERSYLMPLSVLANIPLPPSPPPSPVCAEYMNPKCVSPLPHEVPLPPSPPPVEAFGPCGKNPSSTVWSVGDEEEELMLKLIRLTLHDVPLPPCPPPFEKKYASPHSLKHKRSDLMPLSLLANIPLLPSPPPSPVFAEYSDSRCISPLPHEVPLLPSPPLSPVFSEYSDSRCISPLPHEVPLPPSPPPSPVFSEYTDSRCISPLPHEVPLPPSPPPADAWPQSKDTHKVLHPDLKYDRSSLDDEVAFFMCPTEKPPGVTALDVSPRPLYEFPHLSEKRCLNLSTVAFLCLDD